Proteins encoded by one window of Prevotella nigrescens:
- a CDS encoding HAD family hydrolase — MKEFETYIFDLDGTLLETLKDLAASTNYALRTHNMPEHSIEDVRMFVGNGVKKLMERAIPNGIENPQFEDVYATFRQHYLEHNLDTTKPYEGIPELLAELKARGKKLAIVSNKFYAATQELARHFFPDTIEVAIGERENIKKKPAPDTVIEALRQLGASKETAVYIGDSDVDIMTAKNCDMPCASVLWGFRDKEFLMEHGATFFVEKPCQLLPD; from the coding sequence ATGAAAGAATTTGAAACGTATATTTTCGACTTGGACGGTACGCTCCTCGAAACATTGAAAGACTTAGCTGCAAGTACCAACTACGCTTTACGAACGCACAATATGCCCGAACATTCGATAGAAGATGTTAGAATGTTTGTGGGCAACGGCGTAAAAAAACTAATGGAAAGGGCAATTCCAAACGGCATCGAAAATCCACAGTTCGAAGACGTTTACGCTACATTCCGCCAACATTATCTGGAACACAACCTCGACACCACCAAACCATACGAGGGTATTCCCGAACTACTTGCCGAACTGAAGGCACGTGGAAAGAAACTCGCCATTGTGAGCAACAAGTTTTATGCTGCCACACAAGAACTTGCCCGACACTTCTTTCCCGACACCATCGAAGTGGCTATTGGCGAGCGAGAAAATATAAAGAAGAAGCCAGCACCCGACACCGTGATAGAAGCCTTGCGCCAATTAGGAGCATCGAAAGAAACAGCGGTGTATATTGGCGACAGCGATGTAGACATTATGACTGCCAAAAACTGCGATATGCCTTGTGCCAGCGTGCTGTGGGGCTTCCGCGACAAAGAGTTCTTGATGGAACACGGAGCAACTTTCTTCGTTGAGAAGCCTTGTCAGCTACTTCCCGATTAG
- a CDS encoding DUF5715 family protein has translation MKTKWKITKNNFLIGFMAATAFLAVVRLIFPSVAKPSYAVKEKTSLKDTTCTYPNVYGNNKLANETKIAAQNFVPSNGLTQFFDANGKEIKHRIIGVVNYDESFPDSQHVQLESAMKYAVKAVINREDAELRKKELVYIGSNPFFDVKRLSSSIPYLVPTASVLLQDIGRNFFDSLQVKNIPLTKLLVTSVLRTKEDVERLRRYNHNATENSCHLYGTTFDIAYNKYSPITRRVRDDTLKWVLSEVLNDLRKQGRCHIKYEKHQGCFHITVR, from the coding sequence ATGAAAACAAAATGGAAAATAACAAAGAATAATTTTTTAATAGGTTTTATGGCTGCAACAGCTTTCTTGGCAGTTGTCAGACTTATTTTTCCTTCCGTGGCTAAACCGTCTTATGCAGTTAAAGAAAAAACTTCACTAAAAGACACAACATGCACATATCCAAACGTGTATGGAAATAACAAGCTTGCAAACGAAACTAAAATAGCTGCTCAAAATTTTGTACCGAGTAATGGTTTAACACAGTTTTTCGATGCAAACGGGAAAGAAATAAAGCACCGTATTATTGGTGTAGTAAACTACGATGAGAGCTTTCCCGACTCACAACATGTACAACTGGAATCGGCAATGAAGTATGCTGTAAAGGCAGTTATAAACAGAGAAGATGCAGAGTTGCGCAAAAAAGAACTTGTATATATAGGTAGCAATCCTTTCTTCGATGTAAAACGTTTGTCGAGCAGCATTCCGTATCTTGTACCAACAGCCTCTGTCTTGCTTCAAGACATTGGGCGCAACTTCTTCGACAGCCTTCAAGTGAAGAATATTCCACTTACAAAGCTATTGGTTACAAGCGTTTTGCGAACCAAAGAAGACGTAGAAAGACTGAGACGTTACAACCACAATGCAACCGAAAATAGTTGCCACCTTTATGGAACAACGTTCGATATAGCCTACAATAAGTATTCGCCTATAACTCGTCGTGTACGTGATGACACGTTGAAGTGGGTTCTTAGTGAAGTCCTAAATGACCTACGTAAACAAGGACGCTGTCATATTAAATACGAAAAACACCAAGGTTGCTTTCATATAACAGTTCGATAA
- a CDS encoding rhodanese-like domain-containing protein: MRTILKSGISISTILCALFGFIACSSSKTATVDVNATQFDELIESGKVQLVDVRTENEYKEGHIKGAQNIDVLKDTFAVQANQKLKKKKPVAVYCRSGKRSARACKILKMSGFKTYNLLGGILKWKSEGRSIVR, translated from the coding sequence ATGAGAACTATTCTTAAAAGTGGCATCTCTATCTCAACAATTCTATGCGCGTTGTTTGGCTTTATCGCCTGCAGTTCTTCCAAGACAGCAACGGTAGATGTAAATGCCACCCAGTTTGATGAATTAATAGAAAGCGGTAAAGTACAGCTTGTCGATGTTCGTACCGAAAATGAATATAAGGAAGGACACATAAAAGGTGCACAGAACATAGATGTTCTGAAAGATACATTTGCTGTACAAGCTAACCAAAAACTTAAGAAAAAGAAACCAGTGGCTGTTTATTGCCGTTCTGGAAAGCGTTCAGCAAGAGCTTGTAAAATACTAAAGATGTCTGGATTTAAAACCTACAATTTGTTAGGTGGTATTTTAAAATGGAAGTCCGAGGGAAGAAGCATTGTACGATGA
- the uvrA gene encoding excinuclease ABC subunit UvrA, which yields MNKKNKQEDGYIEVKGARVNNLANVNVKIPRGKFVVIAGVSGSGKSSLAFDTLYAEGQRRYVESLSAYARQFLGRMAKPEVDFIKGLPPAIAIEQKVIARNPRSTVGTSTEIYEYLRLLYARIGRTYSPKTGEEVKRHTVEDVIAKVQGYSAGTKFCILAPLHVREGRSIKGQLEMEVQEGYARIYVDGDINRIEDWIEVHDDEAIEKETNIYLVIDRLSVDNSKETISRLTDSCETAFYEGDGMLRLLFFPSKLSYDFSTRFEADGIKFEDPNDNMFSFNSPLGACPTCEGFGRIIGIDERLVIPNSSLSVYEGCVQCWHGEKMKVWHDEFCRRAARDNFPIFKPYFELSRMEKDQLWHGLPSEADNPLPDRICIDSFFQMVKDNQYKIQYRVLLSRYRGRTICPDCHGQRLKKEATWVKIAGKAITDLVEMPIKNLKEWFDNIELTEQERNISKRLMLEITNRIQFLVDVGLGYLTLNRQSNTLSGGESQRINLTTSLGSSLVGSLYILDEPSIGLHSRDTDRLIHVLKELQAIGNTVIVVEHDEDIIRSADYLIDVGPDAGRLGGHIVYDGIVPEINDANKAELLKANPDSYTIKYLTSADTIEVPQSRRPWNLSIEIKGCRMNNLKGLDAKIPLNVFTVVTGVSGSGKSSLIKGTLYPALKRRLDEVTDLPGEYASLTGDLEQIAHVEFVDQNPIGKSSRSNPATYVKAYDEIRKLFSEQQLSKQMGFTPQFFSFNADGGRCEECKGAGVITIEMQFMADLVLECEECHGKRFKREILDVTFAGKNINDVLDMTVSEAIQFFTANKQKTIVARLQPLEDVGLGYIKLGQSSSTLSGGENQRVKLAYFIGKERQEPTLFIFDEPTTGLHFHDIKRLLRAFDALITKGHSVLVIEHNLDVIKCADYILDIGPDGGDNGGKLVACGTPEEIARNKNSLTGKHLAEKLK from the coding sequence ATGAATAAAAAGAACAAACAAGAAGATGGCTATATAGAAGTAAAAGGTGCCAGAGTGAATAACTTAGCGAACGTAAACGTGAAAATTCCACGTGGGAAGTTCGTGGTCATAGCAGGTGTTTCTGGTTCCGGTAAGTCGTCGTTGGCTTTCGATACGCTTTATGCAGAAGGTCAGCGCAGGTATGTTGAGAGCTTGTCGGCGTACGCCCGTCAGTTCTTGGGGCGTATGGCAAAGCCCGAAGTAGACTTCATCAAAGGCTTGCCTCCTGCCATTGCCATCGAGCAGAAAGTGATAGCACGAAATCCTCGTTCTACAGTCGGTACTTCGACGGAGATATACGAATACCTTCGATTGCTTTATGCGCGGATAGGCAGAACCTATAGCCCGAAGACGGGAGAAGAGGTGAAGCGACACACCGTGGAAGATGTTATAGCAAAGGTTCAGGGCTATTCAGCAGGCACAAAGTTCTGCATTCTTGCACCGTTGCACGTTCGGGAAGGCAGAAGTATCAAGGGACAGCTTGAGATGGAAGTGCAGGAAGGCTATGCACGCATTTATGTAGATGGCGACATTAATCGCATTGAAGACTGGATAGAAGTCCATGACGATGAAGCGATTGAAAAGGAAACAAACATCTATCTCGTTATCGACCGCCTGTCGGTAGACAACAGCAAGGAAACTATCTCGCGCCTTACCGACTCTTGCGAAACTGCCTTTTATGAAGGCGATGGTATGTTACGGCTGCTGTTCTTTCCATCAAAACTGTCTTACGACTTTTCTACACGCTTTGAGGCTGACGGTATCAAGTTTGAAGACCCTAACGATAATATGTTTTCGTTCAATTCACCATTGGGTGCTTGTCCTACTTGCGAAGGCTTTGGACGTATCATAGGAATTGACGAACGCTTGGTGATACCAAACAGTTCGCTTTCTGTTTACGAGGGTTGTGTGCAATGTTGGCATGGTGAGAAGATGAAAGTATGGCACGATGAGTTCTGTCGTCGGGCTGCAAGGGATAATTTCCCTATCTTCAAACCCTATTTTGAATTATCGCGGATGGAGAAAGATCAACTCTGGCACGGACTTCCGAGCGAAGCAGACAATCCGCTTCCTGACCGTATTTGTATTGATTCCTTCTTCCAGATGGTGAAAGACAATCAATATAAGATACAGTATCGTGTTCTTTTAAGTCGGTACAGAGGCAGAACAATCTGTCCCGATTGCCATGGACAGCGCTTAAAGAAAGAAGCAACATGGGTGAAAATAGCAGGGAAAGCTATCACCGACTTGGTGGAAATGCCCATTAAGAACCTGAAAGAATGGTTTGATAATATAGAACTGACGGAGCAAGAGCGAAACATTAGCAAACGGTTGATGTTGGAAATAACCAATCGTATTCAGTTTCTCGTTGATGTCGGACTTGGCTACCTTACACTAAATCGGCAGTCGAACACGCTTAGTGGCGGCGAAAGTCAGCGCATCAATCTTACAACATCGTTAGGTTCGTCGTTGGTAGGCTCGCTTTATATCTTGGACGAACCAAGCATCGGACTGCATAGTCGCGATACCGACCGCCTTATCCACGTCTTGAAAGAACTGCAAGCCATCGGAAATACAGTAATCGTAGTGGAGCATGACGAAGATATAATACGTTCGGCAGACTATCTGATTGATGTTGGTCCCGATGCAGGACGATTGGGTGGGCACATCGTATATGATGGTATTGTGCCCGAAATCAATGATGCAAACAAAGCAGAATTGTTGAAAGCTAACCCCGATTCGTACACAATAAAATACCTTACAAGTGCAGATACCATTGAAGTTCCGCAGAGTCGCCGTCCCTGGAACCTTTCTATTGAAATAAAAGGTTGTCGAATGAACAATCTGAAAGGGTTAGATGCCAAAATACCGCTCAATGTCTTTACAGTTGTAACGGGTGTCAGCGGAAGTGGAAAGTCGTCGCTTATAAAGGGAACACTCTATCCTGCATTGAAGCGTCGCCTCGATGAAGTAACCGATTTGCCCGGTGAATATGCTTCGCTTACAGGCGATTTGGAGCAGATAGCGCACGTGGAATTTGTAGACCAAAACCCGATAGGGAAGAGTTCGCGTTCCAATCCTGCAACCTATGTTAAGGCATACGACGAAATAAGAAAGCTTTTTTCCGAACAGCAACTCTCAAAACAGATGGGCTTTACTCCCCAATTCTTCTCGTTCAATGCAGATGGTGGGCGGTGCGAAGAATGTAAAGGCGCAGGAGTGATAACCATTGAAATGCAGTTCATGGCAGACTTGGTTTTGGAATGTGAGGAATGTCATGGCAAACGCTTTAAGCGGGAAATTCTTGACGTTACCTTTGCTGGAAAGAACATTAACGACGTGTTGGACATGACGGTTTCTGAAGCAATACAGTTCTTTACTGCCAATAAGCAGAAAACAATTGTTGCTCGCTTGCAACCATTGGAAGATGTGGGATTGGGCTATATTAAGTTAGGACAGAGTTCTTCTACGCTTTCGGGAGGTGAGAACCAACGCGTGAAACTCGCCTATTTTATAGGGAAGGAACGGCAGGAACCCACGCTGTTCATCTTCGACGAGCCTACTACGGGACTGCACTTCCACGACATAAAGCGTCTGTTAAGAGCCTTCGATGCCCTGATAACAAAGGGACATTCAGTGCTTGTCATAGAGCATAACCTTGATGTAATAAAGTGTGCGGACTACATTCTCGACATCGGACCTGACGGAGGCGATAATGGTGGTAAGCTCGTTGCATGCGGTACTCCTGAAGAAATAGCCCGCAATAAGAATAGCTTAACGGGAAAACACCTTGCAGAGAAGTTGAAATAG
- a CDS encoding S41 family peptidase, giving the protein MKRFFLILTFVQTFIGTMNAGSTDNGKLSRQQAIDDLDSLVYMLCEVHPNVFSVCTPTAFLSQANAIKQAFPDSLTTLDFYRSVAPLVAAVGDGHTALYFPYKDAFEKDMPRFPLMVSVDANDSTITTRGTLFGVPEGAKIVSINGVSSKEMIEKMLPYASGERTFFKLTNVNNGFLAWFYMLYNAAEYDIQYIENGKIVNRKMYSVSLEEKQKEMKRGMKEVPQNDFASYRIINKKAALMTVPHFMNAQELADVCRKMVADLNTRHIENLIIDIRDNGGGTSMAGDTLLSYIAKTPFMQYEKVWTKVTPITQRLARRKYEQGVNFYIIDKMTQPQADAAQRFSGKVWVLVNHHSFSAAASFAWTFKAFKIGTLVGEEAGGMNISYGDVVGYVLPHSKLQLSISFKRFWLFGADENNIHGALPDIEVESNKALEVVLDRISH; this is encoded by the coding sequence ATGAAGCGTTTTTTCTTAATTCTTACATTCGTGCAAACATTTATCGGCACAATGAATGCTGGTAGCACAGACAATGGAAAACTGAGCAGACAGCAAGCCATTGACGACTTAGATAGTTTAGTTTATATGTTGTGTGAGGTGCACCCCAATGTGTTCTCTGTGTGTACACCTACCGCATTCCTTTCACAAGCGAATGCCATCAAGCAAGCATTCCCAGATAGTCTGACCACGCTCGACTTCTATCGGAGTGTTGCGCCCTTAGTGGCTGCCGTTGGCGATGGACATACAGCACTTTACTTTCCTTACAAAGATGCTTTCGAAAAAGATATGCCGCGTTTTCCTTTAATGGTTTCAGTTGATGCCAACGATTCTACGATTACTACACGCGGAACCTTGTTCGGCGTTCCTGAAGGAGCGAAGATAGTTTCTATTAATGGGGTAAGCAGCAAGGAAATGATTGAAAAAATGCTACCTTATGCGTCAGGTGAACGGACTTTCTTTAAGCTAACAAATGTGAACAATGGGTTTCTTGCTTGGTTCTATATGTTGTATAATGCTGCTGAATATGACATACAATACATTGAGAATGGCAAAATTGTTAACCGAAAGATGTATAGCGTTTCGTTAGAAGAGAAGCAAAAGGAGATGAAACGTGGTATGAAAGAAGTACCACAGAATGATTTTGCGAGTTACCGCATTATCAATAAAAAAGCTGCTTTAATGACTGTTCCTCACTTTATGAATGCGCAAGAACTTGCAGATGTATGCCGTAAGATGGTGGCAGACTTGAATACACGCCATATTGAGAACCTGATAATCGATATTCGCGATAATGGCGGAGGAACTTCAATGGCAGGTGATACTTTACTTTCATACATTGCAAAAACGCCATTTATGCAGTACGAAAAGGTTTGGACGAAGGTAACACCAATTACGCAAAGGTTAGCACGCCGAAAATACGAACAAGGAGTAAACTTCTATATAATTGATAAGATGACCCAACCGCAAGCCGATGCTGCGCAACGCTTCAGCGGGAAAGTATGGGTACTTGTCAATCATCATTCTTTTTCAGCAGCAGCAAGTTTTGCTTGGACTTTCAAGGCTTTTAAAATCGGTACACTTGTAGGCGAAGAAGCAGGTGGAATGAATATTTCCTATGGCGATGTGGTGGGTTATGTATTGCCCCATTCCAAATTACAACTCAGCATTTCTTTCAAACGTTTTTGGCTTTTCGGTGCTGATGAAAACAATATACACGGTGCATTGCCTGATATAGAAGTTGAAAGCAATAAGGCTTTAGAAGTCGTATTAGATAGGATTTCGCACTAA
- a CDS encoding winged helix-turn-helix domain-containing protein: protein MADNDFLPLDPLLNNELRLAIMSILMSADSADFTYIKNATKATSGNISVQIDKLEKAKYIKVKKGYKGKVPQTVCRITPQGIQALADHVQALKSYLNLNI from the coding sequence ATGGCAGATAACGATTTCCTCCCCCTCGACCCTTTGCTGAACAACGAATTGCGTTTGGCAATTATGTCGATACTGATGAGTGCCGACAGTGCCGACTTCACTTACATAAAGAACGCCACGAAGGCTACATCGGGCAACATAAGTGTGCAGATAGACAAGTTGGAAAAGGCGAAGTATATAAAGGTGAAGAAAGGCTACAAGGGCAAAGTTCCCCAAACCGTTTGCCGTATAACGCCACAAGGAATACAGGCATTGGCAGACCACGTGCAGGCGTTAAAGTCGTATTTGAATTTAAACATATAA
- a CDS encoding outer membrane beta-barrel family protein: MLFLNIMLSVFVSFADTVNVSKQHLLQEVTVVASRTMNKGNKIIVQMREDENKTMDEVLASVPHVAVTESGISIDGRGKVKVLLNGHEIRMEGAALISYLQSLRSSDISKVEVQTVADASQDANVQGGVINIVLRKQKDNGVNGSIENRLNVANTFFRNTASVSVFSRWNKVNLYASFSNPITAKNNGEGRIKRVFNLPSYDYNSMSNNRIPARDYYWRVGGFADLSTRWNIGTEYAFTLNRLKRTTNDRTSMQTPEISMHDVLSTYTQKLRNHLHSLQADVSYKVDNEGSKVKLSSSYDVRRLRGDNVNLFENTCDSSNTASIYKVLAIDLSVFKQFTKNSNLLFGVKHNAISADNNTLYGGVSSDQNDNSNAAFEQKERIFAGYAQFAAAYKKLNYEVGLRYEYVATKEFPTNIKRNYSDLFPYVSIGYDIDEYGKWKVIASYSRKIARPLFSQQNPTKTQTSLFTYAIGNVALRPEYVNSLRSTLVYNNVYSLTLGVDMHSDLIREFSFETPDNPMGSYVTYINHHQENHWYAYLSLPFQPCYWFNINFNTLLCYQTIQITKGESIKGHFLYMNNTKATFRLPHNFNVEVSLNATSRLHSGNSMIRSYQRVDLLLSKAFKPRVNLSLAVKNVFNKQYGFIEAHSRYSNFYDTMQGSNSRNIQLTLTYNFGKGKGGRKLKRDDNGEAERLNDFNKNNNIKL; this comes from the coding sequence ATGCTATTTTTGAATATTATGCTCTCTGTGTTCGTCTCGTTCGCTGATACTGTTAATGTATCGAAGCAGCATTTGTTGCAGGAAGTTACTGTTGTTGCAAGCAGAACAATGAATAAAGGCAACAAAATAATCGTGCAAATGCGTGAAGACGAAAACAAGACAATGGACGAAGTGTTGGCATCTGTTCCTCATGTGGCAGTAACCGAGAGCGGTATTAGCATAGATGGCAGAGGGAAAGTGAAGGTTCTTCTCAATGGGCACGAAATACGAATGGAAGGTGCAGCATTGATAAGCTACTTGCAAAGTCTGCGTTCTTCGGATATCAGCAAGGTGGAAGTCCAGACGGTTGCTGATGCTTCGCAAGATGCCAACGTGCAGGGCGGAGTGATTAATATTGTTCTTCGGAAGCAGAAAGATAACGGAGTGAATGGCTCGATAGAAAACCGTTTGAACGTTGCCAACACATTCTTCCGCAACACTGCATCCGTTTCGGTGTTTTCAAGATGGAACAAAGTAAACCTGTATGCTTCGTTTTCCAACCCCATTACTGCCAAGAATAATGGCGAAGGGCGTATAAAGCGAGTTTTCAACCTGCCTTCATACGATTATAATTCTATGAGTAACAATCGTATTCCAGCGAGAGACTATTATTGGAGAGTAGGCGGATTTGCCGATTTAAGCACTCGTTGGAATATCGGAACAGAGTATGCGTTCACGCTGAACCGTTTGAAAAGAACAACCAACGACCGCACATCTATGCAGACACCAGAGATAAGTATGCACGATGTATTGAGCACTTACACGCAAAAGCTACGAAATCATTTGCATTCTCTCCAAGCAGATGTATCATACAAGGTAGATAATGAAGGCTCAAAAGTAAAGTTATCAAGTTCGTATGATGTCAGACGGTTGCGTGGTGATAATGTAAATCTGTTTGAAAACACGTGCGATTCGAGCAACACGGCATCTATATATAAGGTATTGGCAATAGATTTATCCGTGTTCAAACAGTTTACAAAGAACAGCAATCTATTGTTTGGAGTGAAACACAATGCCATATCGGCAGACAACAATACGCTGTATGGTGGTGTTTCATCAGACCAGAACGACAACAGCAATGCCGCTTTTGAGCAGAAAGAACGCATATTTGCAGGCTATGCACAGTTTGCAGCTGCTTACAAGAAACTGAATTACGAAGTGGGACTGCGATATGAATATGTAGCCACCAAAGAGTTTCCGACGAACATAAAGCGAAATTACAGCGACTTGTTCCCTTACGTTTCGATAGGCTATGATATAGACGAGTACGGCAAATGGAAAGTTATCGCATCGTATTCTCGAAAGATAGCCCGCCCATTGTTCAGTCAGCAGAACCCTACGAAAACGCAGACATCGTTGTTTACCTATGCGATAGGCAATGTTGCCTTGCGCCCTGAATACGTAAACAGCCTTCGTTCGACGCTCGTTTACAACAATGTGTATTCGCTGACGTTGGGGGTTGATATGCACAGCGACCTGATTAGAGAGTTTTCTTTTGAAACACCAGACAACCCTATGGGCAGTTACGTTACTTACATCAACCACCATCAGGAAAACCATTGGTACGCTTATCTTAGCTTGCCTTTCCAGCCTTGCTATTGGTTCAACATAAACTTCAATACGCTTCTGTGCTATCAAACCATTCAGATAACGAAGGGCGAAAGCATAAAAGGACATTTCCTATATATGAACAACACGAAGGCAACTTTCCGACTGCCGCACAATTTCAATGTGGAAGTATCGTTAAACGCCACTTCGCGCTTGCATTCGGGCAACTCTATGATTAGGTCTTATCAGCGTGTAGACCTACTGTTGTCGAAAGCTTTCAAGCCAAGAGTAAATTTGTCGTTGGCAGTGAAGAATGTATTCAACAAGCAATATGGATTCATTGAAGCGCACAGCCGCTATTCCAACTTCTACGATACGATGCAAGGAAGCAACAGTAGGAACATTCAACTTACGCTTACTTACAACTTCGGCAAAGGAAAAGGTGGCAGAAAGCTGAAGCGCGACGACAATGGCGAGGCGGAACGCTTGAACGATTTCAATAAAAACAACAATATAAAACTATGA
- a CDS encoding DUF2141 domain-containing protein has protein sequence MKRLLLSIITFAVCALCSGKTVTLSINGIRETEGTLLIMVETLDATDNAAKPVMLMQAVSGHKMEITLEMPEWSKFKVSAFIDANGNKQLDRDEYGRPTEGFIQQIFTEKDLKKGVLTAKVTYLQ, from the coding sequence ATGAAACGATTACTATTATCTATCATTACTTTTGCCGTATGCGCATTGTGTAGCGGTAAAACCGTAACGTTATCCATTAACGGGATTAGAGAAACAGAAGGGACGCTTTTAATAATGGTAGAAACTTTAGATGCGACCGATAATGCTGCTAAGCCTGTAATGTTGATGCAAGCAGTGAGTGGGCACAAGATGGAAATAACACTTGAAATGCCCGAGTGGAGTAAGTTTAAAGTAAGTGCCTTTATTGACGCAAACGGGAACAAACAGTTGGATAGGGACGAATACGGCCGCCCAACGGAAGGATTTATACAGCAGATTTTCACTGAAAAAGATTTGAAGAAAGGCGTGCTTACTGCAAAAGTTACCTATCTTCAATAA
- a CDS encoding ribose-phosphate pyrophosphokinase codes for MSEENSFLVFSGTKTRYLAEKICASLGCPLGNSLMTRFSDGEFVVSYEQSIRGKDVYLVQSTFPNSDNLMELLLMIDAAKRASARNIIAVIPYFGWARQDRKDKPRVSIGAKLVADLLSVAGIDRLITMDLHADQIQGFFDVPVDHLYASGVLLPYLQSLRLKDMVIASPDVGGSKRANTYAKYLGCPLVLCNKTRARANEVATMQIIGDVKDKNVVIVDDMVDTAGTMTKAADIMKEAGAKSVRACASHCVMSGPANERVEASAIEEIVFTDSIPYTDRCSKVKQISVADMFAETIRRVVNNESISNQYLV; via the coding sequence ATGAGTGAAGAAAACTCTTTTTTAGTATTCTCGGGAACAAAGACGAGATACTTGGCAGAAAAAATTTGTGCAAGTTTGGGTTGTCCTTTAGGCAATTCGTTAATGACACGCTTCTCTGATGGAGAGTTTGTGGTTTCTTACGAACAGAGTATTCGTGGAAAAGACGTATATCTTGTACAAAGTACATTCCCTAACTCTGACAATCTAATGGAGCTGCTCTTGATGATTGATGCTGCAAAGCGTGCATCTGCCCGCAACATTATTGCTGTTATTCCTTATTTTGGTTGGGCGCGTCAGGATAGAAAAGACAAACCACGTGTGAGTATCGGTGCAAAATTAGTTGCCGACTTGCTCAGTGTAGCCGGTATTGACCGTCTTATTACAATGGATTTACACGCAGACCAGATTCAAGGATTCTTCGATGTACCTGTGGATCACCTCTATGCAAGCGGTGTGTTACTTCCATATTTGCAGAGCCTGCGCTTGAAAGATATGGTAATAGCCAGTCCTGATGTTGGTGGTTCTAAGCGTGCAAACACATACGCAAAGTATCTTGGCTGTCCATTAGTGCTTTGCAACAAAACACGTGCACGTGCCAATGAGGTTGCAACAATGCAGATTATCGGTGATGTAAAGGACAAGAACGTTGTTATTGTAGACGATATGGTAGACACTGCAGGCACTATGACGAAGGCTGCTGATATTATGAAGGAAGCGGGAGCGAAGAGTGTACGTGCTTGCGCATCGCACTGTGTGATGAGCGGACCAGCCAACGAACGAGTAGAAGCATCTGCAATAGAAGAGATTGTATTTACCGATTCTATTCCATACACCGACAGATGTTCAAAGGTTAAGCAGATTTCGGTTGCCGATATGTTTGCAGAAACAATCCGTCGTGTTGTGAACAACGAAAGTATATCAAACCAATACCTTGTTTAA
- a CDS encoding thiamine phosphate synthase: MKLVVMTKSTYFVEEDKILTALFEEGLDNLHISKNEKSALYLERLLSLIPKIYHKYITIHQHYYLKAEKQLAGIHLDTENAVPPIGYKGQIGRTCRNSMWLKEMKKNSDYVFLGNMYGDDCNVTVEEHTFSDLELNELKDQGLLGKRVYAMGGITLERVPDIKQYGFGGVVVGREFWNQFDLHADIDFKGIIKYFQKLQQAIE; encoded by the coding sequence ATGAAACTGGTCGTTATGACTAAATCCACATACTTTGTGGAAGAAGATAAAATATTGACTGCACTCTTCGAGGAAGGACTTGACAATCTCCATATCTCGAAGAATGAGAAATCTGCCCTCTATTTAGAACGTTTGCTGTCGCTTATTCCGAAAATCTATCATAAATATATCACAATCCATCAACATTATTATCTTAAAGCAGAAAAACAGTTGGCAGGTATTCATCTCGATACGGAGAATGCCGTACCACCTATCGGTTATAAAGGACAAATTGGAAGAACATGCCGGAACTCTATGTGGTTGAAAGAGATGAAGAAGAACTCAGACTATGTGTTTTTAGGTAATATGTACGGTGATGATTGCAATGTAACAGTTGAAGAGCATACGTTTTCCGATTTGGAACTGAACGAACTGAAAGACCAGGGACTGCTTGGGAAACGTGTTTATGCTATGGGAGGAATAACCCTGGAACGGGTTCCTGACATAAAGCAATATGGATTTGGAGGAGTCGTTGTAGGCAGAGAGTTTTGGAATCAGTTCGATTTGCATGCCGACATCGATTTTAAAGGTATCATAAAGTACTTTCAGAAACTTCAACAAGCAATAGAATAA